A window of the Lolium perenne isolate Kyuss_39 chromosome 7, Kyuss_2.0, whole genome shotgun sequence genome harbors these coding sequences:
- the LOC127317218 gene encoding probable L-type lectin-domain containing receptor kinase S.7 has product MAADLLLIRLLPLLLTAALAPQPASSSTSAPGKTNLSIDSATLSFSDLTLLGDAFLRNGSVGLTRDTGVPSSSAGTVLCTRAVSFRVNSGNATASFAARFSFVIATQNPGSSGGDGVAFFLSPARTTLGATGGYLGLFNSSVSSAAVPNDDDDESGPVIVAVEFDTMLNPGLGDPSDNHVGLDVGSPVSLQAVDLAASAIVLKSGNLTTAWIEYRGADRLLEVSLSVSGGVKPTRPVLSVAVDLSPHLVGDMYVGFSASTEGSTQQHTIKEWTFRTFGLPSPATTTTNASSATGNDSEHAPPSVVTTNASAATRKKRFGLAISILGPVALAAAFAFFAWVSVKKLLELTSFRRNKHALLLPELLLKGPRKFSHKELSAATRGFHASRVIGRGAFGTVYKACGMPGAAAVATTYAVKRSTQAHQSRNEFVAELSVIACLRHKNLVQLEGWCDENGELLLVYEYMPNGSLDKALYGDPCTLSWPERHNVAAGIASVLAYLHQECEQRVIHRDIKTGNILLDANLSPRLGDFGLARLMDHGQSPMSTLTAGTMGYLAPEYLQSGKATDQTDVFSYGVVVLEVCCGRRPIDREDGGGSGSKNVNLVDWVWRLHGEDRLIEAADARLNSEFDREGMLRLLLVGLSCANPNCEERPAMRRVVQILNGEADPVPVPRKKPLLVFSSSASIKIQEMAFSSGDDVRGGYPAAAAKAAASPKSEGGDVDR; this is encoded by the coding sequence atggccgccgacctccTCCTCATCCGCCTCCTGCCGCTCCTCCTAACCGCCGCACTAGCACCCCAGCCCGCTTCCTCCTCAACCTCAGCGCCGGGGAAGACCAACCTGAGCATCGACTCGGCCACGCTCTCCTTCTCGGACCTCACCCTGCTGGGCGACGCCTTCCTGCGCAACGGCTCCGTCGGCCTCACGCGCGACACCGGCGTGCCATCCTCCAGCGCCGGCACCGTCCTCTGCACCCGCGCCGTCTCCTTCCGCGTCAACAGCGGCAACGCGACCGCCTCATTCGCCGCCAGGTTCTCCTTCGTCATCGCCACCCAGAACCCCGGCTCctccggcggcgacggcgtcgccttcttcctctcccccgcccgcACCACGCTCGGCGCTACCGGCGGCTACCTCGGCCTCTTCAACTCATCCGTCTCCTCCGCCGCCGTCcccaacgacgacgacgacgagtccgGCCCCGTCATCGTGGCCGTCGAGTTCGACACCATGCTCAACCCCGGCCTGGGCGACCCGAGCGACAACCACGTGGGGCTGGACGTCGGCTCGCCGGTGTCCCTGCAGGCCGTCGACCTCGCCGCCTCCGCAATCGTGCTCAAGAGCGGCAACCTCACCACCGCGTGGATCGAGTACCGCGGCGCCGACCGCCTGCTCGAGGTCTCCCTGAGCGTCTCCGGCGGTGTCAAGCCGACGCGCCCCGTGCTCTCCGTGGCCGTCGACCTCTCGCCGCACCTCGTGGGCGACATGTACGTCGGCTTCTCGGCGTCCACGGAGGGGAGCACCCAGCAGCACACCATCAAAGAGTGGACATTTCGGACCTTCGGCTTGCCGTCGCCggcaaccaccaccaccaacgCCTCCTCTGCCACTGGAAACGACTCAGAGCATGCACCGCCCAGCGTGGTCACCACCAACGCCTCCGCTGCCACCAGGAAGAAAAGGTTCGGCCTCGCCATAAGCATCCTCGGCCCCGTCGCGCTCGCCGCCGCGTTCGCGTTCTTCGCGTGGGTGTCCGTCAAGAAGCTGTTAGAGCTCACCTCCTTCAGGAGAAACAAGCACGCCCTCCTCCTGCCGGAGCTGCTGCTCAAGGGGCCGAGGAAGTTCAGCCACAAGGAGCTGAGCGCCGCGACCAGGGGGTTCCACGCGAGCAGAGTCATCGGCCGGGGCGCGTTCGGCACGGTGTACAAGGCCTGCGGCATGCcgggcgccgccgccgtcgctacAACCTACGCGGTGAAGCGGTCGACGCAGGCGCACCAGAGCCGGAACGAGTTCGTGGCCGAGCTCTCCGTCATCGCCTGCCTCCGCCACAAGAACCTGGTCCAGCTGGAGGGCTGGTGCGACGAGAACGGCGAGCTGCTGCTCGTCTACGAGTACATGCCCAACGGCAGCCTCGACAAGGCGCTCTACGGCGACCCCTGCACGCTCTCCTGGCCGGAGCGCCACAACGTCGCCGCCGGCATCGCGTCCGTGCTGGCATACCTCCACCAGGAGTGCGAGCAGCGCGTGATCCACCGGGACATCAAGACGGGGAACATCTTGCTCGACGCGAACCTCAGCCCGCGGCTCGGCGACTTCGGGCTCGCCCGGCTCATGGACCACGGCCAGAGCCCCATGTCCACGCTCACCGCTGGCACCATGGGGTACCTCGCGCCCGAGTACCTGCAGTCCGGCAAGGCCACCGACCAGACCGACGTCTTCAGCTACGGCGTGGTGGTGCTCGAGGTGTGCTGCGGCAGGCGGCCGATCGACAGGGAGGACGGCGGCGGGAGCGGCAGCAAGAACGTGAACCTGGTGGATTGGGTGTGGCGACTGCACGGCGAGGACCGGCTCATCGAGGCCGCCGACGCGCGGCTGAACAGCGAGTTCGACCGGGAGGGGATGCTGCGGCTGCTGCTCGTGGGCCTGAGCTGCGCCAACCCGAACTGCGAGGAGCGGCCGGCGATGCGGCGGGTGGTGCAGATACTCAACGGCGAGGCGGACCCGGTGCCCGTGCCGCGGAAGAAGCCCCTCCTCGTCTTCAGCTCTAGCGCGTCCATCAAGATCCAGGAGATGGCCTTCTCATCTGGCGACGACGTCAGAGGAGGCTATCCGGCCGCCGCGGCCAAGGCGGCGGCGTCCCCGAAATCCGAGGGGGGCGACGTAGACCGCTGA